A window of Eubacteriaceae bacterium ES3 contains these coding sequences:
- a CDS encoding DUF600 family protein, with amino-acid sequence MSNIRENEQELNQLMQRIGNSILPVLDKSWVKAVVGYFIETSGVTHLQVFALNAGSDDYSDLVKLSWDDDKYDDAIIDIVDLCKELHSLCEAVNDPWTSISYVLESDGSYNADYGYEAINNYDSRFIMNWQSKYLD; translated from the coding sequence ATGTCAAATATTCGAGAAAACGAGCAAGAATTAAATCAATTAATGCAGAGAATCGGAAATTCAATCCTGCCTGTATTGGATAAAAGCTGGGTAAAAGCTGTGGTTGGATACTTTATTGAGACATCTGGAGTTACACATCTTCAGGTTTTTGCACTGAATGCAGGATCAGATGACTATTCTGATTTAGTTAAACTGTCGTGGGATGATGACAAATATGACGATGCCATTATTGATATAGTAGATTTGTGTAAAGAATTGCATAGTTTATGTGAGGCGGTAAATGATCCATGGACATCAATTAGCTATGTACTTGAAAGTGATGGCTCATATAATGCTGATTACGGATACGAAGCAATTAATAATTATGATTCACGTTTCATAATGAACTGGCAGAGCAAGTATTTGGATTGA
- a CDS encoding DNA/RNA non-specific endonuclease, whose product MIKHNPEEDILGDSEELIEAESGRKQLEKEHFASTYTLRPDENYDANGYSYETDKLGRITRCEGYLRLEDGKRNTAHQVRAGGEYRLENDEGGHLIGRRFGGSEKVDNLVPMDSHVNRVEYKELEDDWAAEIDKGSTVDVKILCRYSGDSTRPTDFIVKYQITDKDGFTRNETKRIHNQEEGK is encoded by the coding sequence ATGATAAAGCATAATCCAGAAGAAGATATTTTAGGAGATTCTGAAGAACTGATAGAAGCGGAATCAGGAAGAAAGCAACTTGAAAAGGAACACTTTGCTTCTACATATACTCTGAGGCCAGACGAAAACTATGATGCCAATGGTTATAGTTATGAAACGGACAAACTTGGACGAATTACCAGATGTGAAGGTTATCTGAGGCTTGAAGATGGAAAAAGAAATACCGCACATCAGGTACGCGCTGGAGGGGAATATCGTCTGGAAAATGATGAAGGTGGGCATTTGATAGGACGTCGTTTTGGAGGATCCGAAAAGGTCGATAATCTGGTTCCTATGGATAGTCATGTTAATCGCGTTGAATATAAAGAGTTGGAAGACGACTGGGCAGCTGAAATTGACAAAGGTAGTACAGTGGATGTGAAAATCCTATGTAGATACTCTGGAGATTCTACTCGCCCTACTGATTTTATCGTAAAATATCAAATAACAGATAAAGATGGTTTTACCAGAAATGAAACTAAGCGAATTCACAATCAGGAAGAAGGAAAATGA
- a CDS encoding ATP-binding protein, producing MYSALNSFGGIVSLILQSDGNTTKLYLCTNTSGNGKVAGGLLANNLRGQFPGCEIDELSDGEKNKLLASCGMVGTISTSRTVRSLSMIPSRREDERQHDKEYSAQGYEKFVDAMNGHRYTLVVLSQRVSPDAMEECLEGLEALYTSLSPYAKETASYGESDSDSVNYSISSNINSSISRSVSKSFGTSHTNSVSEGRSSNSGHGYELFDIHFNSGSGRSTGTSTANGTSTGTSSSTSSSDSYGSGDGQSSGTTTGTNRSITLNRDNKAVQNLLTKIEEHIKRMNLSQTFGMWNSACYVIADDVATATMGTSTLAALFSGDSQAAPRAYYNQWDVTNPTERERVLEYISNLQHPVINLTMLQQITDGTGKTTTTPYQTEKITPAMMISGKEIPTLMGLPRKSVPGIVADSMAEFGRNIPEKWKRRVKRSVLFGNIYHMGLEEKTKTFLDLDTFASHMFICGASGSGKSNTTYNILQKLIDNKVPFLVIEPAKGEYKIEFADLPGINIFTADETPYRLLQINPFEFSAGIHIREHLDNIVQVVSACWPLYGAMPGLLKKAFEQVYLDHGWDLEHSERIINRGSKFPVFSDLVKVLERIINESPYSAQTKGDYKGALLNRVSSLCNGYEGKIFGRSIGIPDVTLFNKNTIIDLSSIGSDETRSLIMGILIIKLKNYRKTVTTGPNSSLVHVTVLEEAHNILKRCSKETSVDSGNVQGAAVGSLCRCIAEMRSAGEGFMIIDQSPGAVDEAAIKNTAIKVCMRLPSKNDCEEIGAALSLNDNQIRELSRLDIGVAAIFHAGWTDTLLARMGDIWDKRYRAKSSPILDYGTYTRIQGAIVQLMYQNIQDGNIFSIYDDIQELLDLLCKGPGAIKPVLPESKQQELLDEVQVFLENNDEYIKAKRLKDLRREFFDFVFDFVCLESVMRIFSLNGVNTTMTLDPLTTKEIRAVLKWEKDVRSGIARYLYMPEECDPARAYRWPLDASRAEYFWEIYDGILLRYGIRFGSDKRYANTHNYLKSIKHFSSSTGGRK from the coding sequence GTGTATTCTGCGTTAAATAGTTTTGGAGGGATTGTTTCGCTGATTCTTCAGAGCGACGGTAATACTACAAAACTGTATTTGTGCACCAATACTAGTGGTAATGGAAAAGTTGCTGGTGGATTACTGGCGAATAATCTTAGAGGTCAGTTTCCGGGATGTGAAATTGATGAGTTAAGTGATGGTGAAAAAAACAAACTCTTAGCTTCTTGCGGAATGGTTGGGACCATATCTACAAGTCGAACAGTACGTTCGTTAAGTATGATCCCTAGCAGACGTGAAGACGAGCGCCAGCATGATAAGGAATATAGCGCTCAAGGATATGAGAAGTTTGTTGATGCGATGAATGGTCATCGCTATACACTGGTTGTTTTATCACAGCGGGTGTCTCCTGATGCAATGGAGGAGTGTCTGGAAGGTTTAGAGGCACTCTATACTTCCCTATCTCCATATGCAAAAGAAACAGCTTCATATGGTGAAAGTGATTCGGATTCCGTAAATTACTCAATTTCAAGCAACATTAATAGTTCTATTAGTAGATCGGTTTCTAAATCGTTTGGTACTTCGCATACAAATAGTGTTTCCGAGGGTAGAAGTTCGAATAGTGGTCATGGATACGAATTATTTGATATTCACTTTAATTCTGGATCGGGACGTTCTACAGGAACATCAACTGCAAATGGAACGTCAACTGGAACTAGCTCTAGCACATCTTCATCTGACAGTTATGGAAGCGGAGATGGGCAGAGTTCCGGAACTACAACCGGAACAAATCGTTCAATCACCTTAAACAGAGACAATAAAGCTGTTCAGAATTTACTAACGAAAATCGAAGAGCATATTAAGCGTATGAATTTGAGTCAGACATTTGGTATGTGGAATAGTGCATGTTATGTGATTGCGGATGATGTTGCCACAGCAACCATGGGAACCAGTACACTGGCTGCACTGTTTTCCGGTGATTCTCAGGCTGCACCTAGAGCATATTACAATCAGTGGGATGTAACGAATCCAACAGAGCGAGAACGCGTTTTAGAATACATTTCTAATCTTCAGCATCCAGTGATTAATCTCACCATGCTTCAGCAGATTACAGATGGGACTGGTAAAACAACTACAACACCATATCAGACTGAAAAGATCACCCCTGCTATGATGATTAGCGGAAAAGAAATCCCGACACTTATGGGATTGCCTAGAAAATCTGTTCCGGGAATCGTTGCTGATAGCATGGCCGAGTTCGGACGAAATATTCCAGAAAAGTGGAAAAGAAGAGTAAAACGTTCGGTTTTATTCGGAAATATTTACCACATGGGGCTGGAAGAGAAAACGAAAACATTCCTGGATCTGGATACATTTGCATCACATATGTTTATTTGTGGTGCTTCTGGATCTGGTAAAAGTAATACAACGTATAATATTCTTCAAAAATTGATTGATAATAAGGTACCATTCCTTGTTATTGAACCTGCCAAAGGTGAATATAAGATTGAATTTGCGGATTTACCGGGCATTAATATATTTACTGCAGATGAAACTCCTTATAGACTCTTGCAGATTAATCCATTCGAGTTTAGTGCAGGTATTCATATACGTGAGCATCTTGATAATATTGTTCAGGTTGTTAGTGCTTGCTGGCCTTTATACGGCGCTATGCCGGGCCTCTTAAAAAAGGCATTTGAACAAGTGTATCTTGATCATGGCTGGGATCTTGAGCATTCAGAGAGAATTATTAACAGAGGTAGCAAATTCCCTGTCTTTTCTGATCTAGTTAAAGTTCTCGAAAGAATTATTAATGAATCTCCTTATTCCGCACAGACGAAGGGTGATTATAAGGGAGCATTATTAAATCGAGTATCTTCTCTTTGCAATGGTTATGAGGGGAAGATTTTTGGTAGAAGCATTGGCATTCCGGATGTAACATTATTTAACAAGAATACAATCATTGATTTGAGCAGCATTGGTTCTGATGAGACTCGATCTTTGATAATGGGAATCCTGATTATTAAGTTAAAGAACTATCGTAAGACGGTAACAACTGGACCAAACAGCAGTCTGGTTCATGTTACAGTGCTCGAAGAAGCACATAACATTCTTAAGAGATGTTCGAAAGAAACAAGCGTTGATTCTGGTAATGTTCAAGGGGCTGCGGTTGGTAGTCTGTGCAGATGTATTGCAGAAATGAGAAGTGCAGGTGAAGGATTTATGATAATTGATCAGTCCCCTGGAGCTGTTGATGAAGCTGCTATCAAAAACACTGCAATTAAGGTTTGTATGAGACTGCCATCCAAAAATGACTGCGAAGAGATAGGTGCTGCGTTAAGTTTAAATGACAATCAGATCAGAGAGTTAAGTAGACTCGATATCGGAGTTGCGGCTATTTTCCATGCAGGATGGACGGATACCCTTTTGGCTAGAATGGGAGATATCTGGGATAAGAGATATCGTGCAAAGAGCAGTCCTATTTTGGATTATGGTACTTACACGAGGATTCAGGGTGCTATTGTTCAGTTGATGTATCAAAATATCCAGGATGGAAATATATTTAGCATTTACGATGATATTCAGGAATTACTAGATCTTCTGTGTAAAGGACCAGGTGCGATTAAACCCGTTTTACCAGAGTCTAAACAACAGGAGCTTCTGGATGAGGTACAAGTCTTCTTGGAGAATAATGACGAATACATTAAAGCTAAGAGGTTAAAAGATCTTAGAAGAGAATTCTTCGATTTCGTCTTCGATTTTGTGTGTTTAGAAAGTGTTATGAGAATCTTCTCACTTAATGGTGTGAATACGACGATGACATTGGATCCGTTGACTACAAAGGAAATACGTGCTGTTTTAAAGTGGGAGAAGGATGTTCGAAGCGGTATAGCTAGATATTTGTATATGCCGGAAGAATGTGATCCAGCAAGAGCATACAGGTGGCCGTTGGATGCTTCCAGAGCTGAGTATTTCTGGGAAATATATGATGGTATCCTTTTGCGTTATGGAATTCGCTTCGGATCTGATAAACGTTATGCTAATACTCACAATTATCTGAAATCCATTAAGCACTTTAGCTCAAGCACAGGTGGAAGGAAGTGA